In Thermodesulfobacteriota bacterium, the genomic stretch TCTTCTCCATTATCGGGTACGACTCCTGAGCGCTGGCGATGCCAACGTAAATCAGCAAAGCAATCAGAGCGAGCACGTAATAATATCTGGGCATAGTATTCTCCTCCTTATGTTGATTTACTCTTTAATGTATTTGGGTTCCATGATTATTTCCATTCTGTTTTTGGTTAGGATCAAATGAACCCATTTTATGCTCAACATATAAATATCACGAATAACATTCAAGTCCAACCCTAATTTTGTTACTTACTCGCTTCACCCCTCGGCGTCTTCTTTGTCTCTCATTTAACCGCCTCGACCTCGTAGGACAGGACAAGAATGTCCCGTCTATCGTTGCATAAATTCTTTCTTAAAATCGTATAAGTCCCTCATATCGGTGCTCATGTCCAGAATCCAGCCAAGCGCTCAAAAAACCAGAACGCCGCCAGTATGCCAATCACATAGGTTGCGGCTGGCAGCGCGTGGTGTGCAATGACCGAAGCTAGCCTGATTCGCTTTGCTAATGTCAGGACGCTGAGAACTACCCCGATGAATGCGAGCTGCCCGATTTCTACGCCCACGTTGAAGGCGAACAGGGCGAGCGGAACACCGCTCTCCGGAAGCCCTATGTTAGTGAGTGCACTTGCAAAGCCGAAACCGTGGAGCAGGCCGAAAGAAAAGGCCACTGCCCAGGGCCACCTTGCCGTCAAGCTCCCCTGACCGTGTTCCAATCTGACGATCTCGCAGGCCAGCAGCAGGATGCTCAGTGCGATGGCAGCTTCGATAGGTTGTCCCGCCAAGTGCACCGCACCGAGTGTGGCCAGCGCCAAGGTTATAGAGTGTGCGATGGTGAATGCGGTGATCGTCATGAGAAGAACGCGGCGGCTCCGAACAATGAGAATGAGCGCAAACACGAACAGCAGGTGGTCGTAGCCGAAGAGTATGTGCTCGATACCGTGCGTCAAAAAGGCGCCTGCGACTGCCAAAGGCCCACGCGAAGCCGCGATCTCCACCCGGGGCTTAGACGGCCGGACTAGCGTGGTCGAGTACGTGCCGTCGAGCATCTGCACGCGTACTAATACGTCCGTGATTGTTGCCTGAAGTCCGACGAACTCGATTTGCTTTCCGGCAAGCCCGCTTGCGCCTGCGTCAATCACCCGGCGTTCGACGAGCGAGTCCGCTAGCTCCTGCACGGTCGGCTCCGTGACATTGCGCACGCCATCAGAAAATTTTAGTGCGACTGGAAGGCGCATTCCCGACATAATGGGGGTACGCCACAGAATGCTATAACGGCCAGGTGCCGTCTCGTTGATCTCAAGGTAGGCAGGACGAGACTCGTGAGCCCATGCACTGTGTACATAAGCCGATGCCCCAACCAATACACTTAGGAATATTAACCATAGTACTAAGAAACCGGTCTTTCCGCCTCTCATCGTGCCTCCTTCGCCGAGGGTAAATTGACACTCAGCACCTCATTTCCAGTTGATGGCGGCAGTACGACCTCATATTGCATTCTCATCGCTTCAAACATCTTGCGCTTTGTCCCGGCGCGCTGCTCTTCTATCCATTTGGACTTGACATCCTGCTCTACCTCCTCGAACTGCGGCATCCGGCTGGGTGTAATGGAGTCAACCCAGACTAGGTGCCAGCCGTACCCAGACTCGATCGGACCCTGCCACGAACCGGGTTTGATCTGGAACAGCGACTGCGCAAAGTTTGGACCGAACTCTTTAGCTAACTGCTCTGGCGTGCGGTCGCCGTAGTAATCCTGGAACATGAAGGGATCGGCGAGAGCAGCCGCAGCCGGCGAGTCTTCGGTTTTGCCGGGGAGCTCATTGAGCGCACTCACAGCGTCGGCGCGTGTGTGCTGGCCCCGGCGGTCGGGAGAGAAGTAAAGGTGGCGGAATGTTGTGCGTGCGGGCAGCGCGAAGCGCTGGGAATTCTCCTCGAACCAGGCCCTGAGTTCTTCGGTCGTGGGCTCGCGCAGGTCTGACAAATCTTCGGCGAGAAACTCCATCTTCTGCGCCATCCGGCGCTTGACGATGGTATCCTCCTTGTCCAGGCCTAGCGCCAGCGCCTCACGGTAAAGAATCTCCTCGCGGACTTTGCTCTCCACTAGCCCGGCAAACTCCTGCGGAGTAGGGGGACGCTGCCATTGCGCGGTGAAGAATATTTGCAGTTGGCGGATGTCGTCCTCCGTCAGCACGATCCGGTTGAGACTCCCTCCTTGACCCGGACCAGGATGCAGTGCGCCATAAATGACGAACAGCCCCAGGCCGATCAGAAGAAAATGCACCAGAGGCTCGCGAAGCCAGCGCTTTACGAATAACGGCGGGCGCAACGATCGTTTCAGGTACGATAGTTGGGTTCCCCTCAGAATTGGCTCATCTGAACTAATATCTGTACTTTGCATTACTCTGTCATCTCTCATCACGAGACTCCTCCAATCATTCTCCGATCGAGAAATTCCCGCCCGTTAGGCAGTAAAACTGAAACCGCCTGGGTGCTCACGAACAACATCAGTGCGGGTGAAACACTTAGCAACCACTGCTTCATTGAGCTTTCCCTCCTGCCTTGGCGAAGTCGTCTTTTTTCGGGTCCGATCATGACGGCTCACCGCAGAGGGCTCAGCTCCGCCACCGCTGGGATGATCTCGTAGTTGGCGTAGCCGAATTCGTTGCTGCGCGCGCCCAGATACTTCGTGCCCACTTTGTATACGGTGATCTCGATTGGCGTGCCGACGAGCTCGGTGACGATCTTCCCGTTGACGATGTAGTAGGTCCGGGAGGTGCCGAGATAGCTGGCATCGACCGTGTCGCCGGTCAGGCTCTGCACCGCCACCTTCTTTCCCACGTAGCGCACCTGGAATTGACCCTGGTTGGCGGGGAAGCGCTGGGTGACGTAGCCGGGCTCGGAGGGTGTGAGCGGCTTCGCGTCAGGGCCCTTGCCCAGGGCATCGTAGATGATCATGTACTTGTCGCCCGTCACCGTGTTCTGCAGCCAGACGGACTTCTCCACGATCAGCGCCTTCAATTGAGCGTCGTCGAGCAGCACCGCGCCCTTCTTCTTCAGGTCGGCCACAGTCAGACCGGGCTTTGCGTTCTTTCGCGCCTCGGCGCTCGGCGTGTACCAGATCGGCGAGCTCCATGCGCGCTCCTGGACAGTGGGGGCCACGACGTCGGGCGGCGCGATGCCGAGCTTCTTGGCCTGGATCGTGGTCCAGCGCGGCGTCGGGATTTCCAGTACGCGGGCGTAGTAGAAGGCGTGCAAGCTCGGATCGAACTCGGGATCGGTCCATACGGTCTTGAGCTCTGCCGAGCCGACGGTGTTTGTGTACGTGGCGTTGTCGATGTCCACCGTGCTGCCGATCGGCGGCACCACGCCGGTCCATTTGTCCGGCTTGCGGTCGCCCGCCCAGACCACGTCAAATATCTTCTCGAAGCTCTGGCCGCTCTTGCTCCAGCCTTTGACGATCTGAATGCGGTCGAGGTTGCCGGACGTCGGATCTTTCACCGCCCACACCATGAATGTCGGGGCCTTGCCCTTGGCCGGTGGAAGATCGCCGCCCATCGGCACGCCCTTGGCGTACCCGTTCTTGACCCAGTCCTTGTCGCTCAACGTGTCCGCCGTGTACTCCCAGCCGCCGAACAGGCGGACCTTGATGTGCGGGCCGGTTACGGCAAAGGTTTCCTTGCGCTTCATGGCCTCAAACAGCGACGCGCGCGTATTCTCCTCGGCCCACACGCCGGTCAACCCGCCGGTGCCTTCAGTGCGCGCGTCGAACATGCCGCCGACCAGCGTGCCGGACATGCGCGCCTCGATCGTCCCGTCCGTGAAGGAATGGCCGCCGAAGAAGTTGTCCTGGCGGTAGGGGACGGCGGTGTTGTGCGAGTCCGAAGCCGCTCCGAATCCGAACTTGTACGGGTTGAAGCCCTGGCTGTCCTCGAGGGAGAGGCCGTCCTTCAAAGCCTGGCGGGCGTAGCTCCCGACGATGTGCGGAATGCGGCCCGGCGGGTTGCCGAGCAGGACGGACATGATCTCGAAGCTGGCGAACTCGTCGTTCGGCGAGAGCAAGGGGTGGGTCTCGGAGGTGCCCTTGAGCTGCTTGATCTCGATCAGCGGCTCGTTGCGAACGCGGGACGCGGCATAGGCGGCATCGATCGGGCGGCCCTCGGTGTCCACCTCGGTCGGGAACATGCGGCCGTCGGACAGGTTCGCGTTGTGCGAGATGGCCAGCAGATCGTTCCCGGCCTTCCGCTGGTCGTCCATCCAGTTCCAGAGATCGACGGGATGAAACGAGTCCAGAGCGCTGAACGGCAGCGCCGGCACCTTGGCGCAGTCCTTGAAAAAGATGTTGCGGTGGAGGTTCATGTTATTAGGCATCGAGGTCCACTCGTAGGAGCAGAAGGCCGTGAACTTCTTGGGCTGGTTCGCCTCGTCGGCGAGCGCGACGTTCCGCTTCCAGACCGTCCCGGCAACCTCGGGCGCCATGAGCGCCTTGACGGGCGGTCCAGCGACGAGGGTGTTGATGGCGTAGAGGGCGACCCTCTCCATTTCTTCCTTGGTCCTGGCCTTTAGGATCAGGGGCTTCGCCTCGGGGATCTTGCTGATCGCCGAGCCCGGCTCGTTCGCCAGGTTGACCACGCCCGCGTATTCGGAGTGATCCGTAACCCCCGCCCAGTCGAGCGGCGTATCGATCTTGACCTCGTAACCAAGCGGATGCTTGATCGGCTCGCCCTTGAAGTATTTGTACGCGTCGCCGGGATTGGTGATGGTGTTCCCGATGCTGAACGCGTCGAGCGACCAGCTCGTATGGACGTGGGTCTCGCCGAAATAGGCGTTCCGCTCGGGGTTCTTATCAGGGCTCATCTGTGTGAGTGCCGGCGAAGCCATCAGGAGCATTAGCGTAGCCCCCAGCAATACAGCCGTTACGCCCTGTAGTTGAAAATATCCCTTCTTCATGTCAACCTCCTTTAGTCTCCCAGCCAAAACTGATCTGAGATAATGACAACTCTTTAAGATATTCTTTACGCTCTCCATGCGTTACTTGCTTATTATGCAATACTTATTATTTTTAAACAAACTATATTTACGAGGGATAGATGTCCGATCATCCTAAGCCCGGTCAAAGGATGAATTTTTGAGACTAAAAAAGACCGCTCGGCCTTCGACAACCATACGGTCGTTTTGTTTGTTACCTCCCCTAACGCTACTAACTTAACTCCTCGCACGGAGCGCTTTGCGTTGATCGGAAGAGTCTACGCAGCCGTAGTTTCTCAATCGTGGGCTGCGCTTCATCAGGCACAAAAGAAATCATTTCACAGGCCCAGGAGGCACATTTTTGTCTTCCTCCCGCAACTCTCCTTTTCGCAGATTGACCAAATTCGCCGGACCATTCGGCATGATCTCGTAGTTGGCGTAGCCGAACTCGTTGCTGCGTGCAGCGATGTATTTGTCGCCCATCTTGTAAACAGTGACCTCGAATGGTGTGCCCCCGAGCGAGGTTACGAGCTTGCCGTTCTGCATCGAGTACGGCGAGGGTGTTGTTTGATAGCTGCTCTGCGCGACATCGCCGAATTCACTTGGCAGCGCTGCATTCCTACCGACATGCAGGACGATCCTCTGACCAGCATTGTCATAGTGAATTTTAAACGGCTCGCCGGTGACGGTATTTCGCCACCAAATGGACTTCCCCACGATCAAAGTTTTCAGCTGTGCCTCATCTAGGGCCACCGCATCTTTCTTGTTAAGGTCGGCCACCGTCAGGCCAGGATCGGTGGCTTTGCGTGCCTCGACACTCGGCGTGTACCAGATTGGTGAACTCCATGCACGCTCCTGGACAGTCGCGGGTACCACGTCGGGCGGAGCTATGCCGAGTTGCTTGGCTTGGATGGTGGTCCACCGCGGCGTCGGAATCTCCAGCACGCGGGCGTAGTAGAACGCATCGAGGCTGGGGTCGAATTCCGGGTCGGTCCATACGGTCTTCAGCTCCACGACACCGATGGTGTTAGTGTAGGTAGCGTTCGGAATGTCCACCGTGCTACCGATCGGTGGCACCTCACCGGTGATAACGTCGTGCCGACGGTTGCCCGCCCAGACGACGTCGAAAACCTTTTCGAATGATTGGCCGCTCTTGGTCCAGCCTTTGACGATCTGGATGCGGTCGAGGTTGCCAGAGGTGGGATCCTTCACGGCCCAGACCACGAATGTCGGGGCCTTGGCCTTGGCCGGCGGTAGGTCGCCGCCCATCGGCACGCCCTTCTTGTAGCCCACCTTGACCCAGTCCCTCTGCTTCATCACATCAGGGCTGTATTCCCAGCTGCCAAAGAAACGCAGCTTAATGTGAGGACCGCTGGTTCCGAAGGTTTCCTTGCGGTACATTGCATCCCATATTGAGGCGCGAGTGTTCTCCTTCGACCATACCCCGGTCAGTCCAGCAGGGCTCTCGAGGCGCACGTCCATACCGCTAAAAAGATGGCCGCTCATGCGAGTCTCAATGGTTCCGTCATTAATCCCATGACCGCCGTAGAAATTGTCCTGACGGTAGGGGGTGCCCGTATTGTGCGAGTCGGAGCCGCCTACGATACCGAACTTGTACGGGTTATAGCCCCTGGTGTCCTGCATGGTGAGGCCGTCTTTTAAGGCCTGCCGCGCGTAGCTGCCGACAATGTGAGGGAAGCGCCCGGAGTCCGACGGGAGGCCTATAAGGAAACTCATTATCTCGTAGTTCGCGAAT encodes the following:
- a CDS encoding peptidylprolyl isomerase, with the protein product MRDDRVMQSTDISSDEPILRGTQLSYLKRSLRPPLFVKRWLREPLVHFLLIGLGLFVIYGALHPGPGQGGSLNRIVLTEDDIRQLQIFFTAQWQRPPTPQEFAGLVESKVREEILYREALALGLDKEDTIVKRRMAQKMEFLAEDLSDLREPTTEELRAWFEENSQRFALPARTTFRHLYFSPDRRGQHTRADAVSALNELPGKTEDSPAAAALADPFMFQDYYGDRTPEQLAKEFGPNFAQSLFQIKPGSWQGPIESGYGWHLVWVDSITPSRMPQFEEVEQDVKSKWIEEQRAGTKRKMFEAMRMQYEVVLPPSTGNEVLSVNLPSAKEAR
- a CDS encoding DUF3604 domain-containing protein, whose protein sequence is MILVAAPILAQETPERNAYFGETHVHTSWSVDAWLFGNHLTGPNEALKYAQGETIKHPLGYDIKIDTPLDWMGVTDHSEYVGVTKMANTPGSALSKLPEAQPLILKDPNNPADVEKVFMYLVSLVSKPPIKAFMKPEVAGTIWKENVKIADENNHPGKFTAFCSYEYTSQYDFRNLHRNVFFRDCAKVPELPYTALDSWHPEDLWKWMDVQRKAGNELLAISHNANLSDGWMYPTDVDSLGRPIDAAWTESRTRNERLVEIKQIKGQSETHPLLSPNDEFANYEIMSFLIGLPSDSGRFPHIVGSYARQALKDGLTMQDTRGYNPYKFGIVGGSDSHNTGTPYRQDNFYGGHGINDGTIETRMSGHLFSGMDVRLESPAGLTGVWSKENTRASIWDAMYRKETFGTSGPHIKLRFFGSWEYSPDVMKQRDWVKVGYKKGVPMGGDLPPAKAKAPTFVVWAVKDPTSGNLDRIQIVKGWTKSGQSFEKVFDVVWAGNRRHDVITGEVPPIGSTVDIPNATYTNTIGVVELKTVWTDPEFDPSLDAFYYARVLEIPTPRWTTIQAKQLGIAPPDVVPATVQERAWSSPIWYTPSVEARKATDPGLTVADLNKKDAVALDEAQLKTLIVGKSIWWRNTVTGEPFKIHYDNAGQRIVLHVGRNAALPSEFGDVAQSSYQTTPSPYSMQNGKLVTSLGGTPFEVTVYKMGDKYIAARSNEFGYANYEIMPNGPANLVNLRKGELREEDKNVPPGPVK
- a CDS encoding DUF3604 domain-containing protein; its protein translation is MKKGYFQLQGVTAVLLGATLMLLMASPALTQMSPDKNPERNAYFGETHVHTSWSLDAFSIGNTITNPGDAYKYFKGEPIKHPLGYEVKIDTPLDWAGVTDHSEYAGVVNLANEPGSAISKIPEAKPLILKARTKEEMERVALYAINTLVAGPPVKALMAPEVAGTVWKRNVALADEANQPKKFTAFCSYEWTSMPNNMNLHRNIFFKDCAKVPALPFSALDSFHPVDLWNWMDDQRKAGNDLLAISHNANLSDGRMFPTEVDTEGRPIDAAYAASRVRNEPLIEIKQLKGTSETHPLLSPNDEFASFEIMSVLLGNPPGRIPHIVGSYARQALKDGLSLEDSQGFNPYKFGFGAASDSHNTAVPYRQDNFFGGHSFTDGTIEARMSGTLVGGMFDARTEGTGGLTGVWAEENTRASLFEAMKRKETFAVTGPHIKVRLFGGWEYTADTLSDKDWVKNGYAKGVPMGGDLPPAKGKAPTFMVWAVKDPTSGNLDRIQIVKGWSKSGQSFEKIFDVVWAGDRKPDKWTGVVPPIGSTVDIDNATYTNTVGSAELKTVWTDPEFDPSLHAFYYARVLEIPTPRWTTIQAKKLGIAPPDVVAPTVQERAWSSPIWYTPSAEARKNAKPGLTVADLKKKGAVLLDDAQLKALIVEKSVWLQNTVTGDKYMIIYDALGKGPDAKPLTPSEPGYVTQRFPANQGQFQVRYVGKKVAVQSLTGDTVDASYLGTSRTYYIVNGKIVTELVGTPIEITVYKVGTKYLGARSNEFGYANYEIIPAVAELSPLR
- a CDS encoding HupE/UreJ family protein; its protein translation is MRGGKTGFLVLWLIFLSVLVGASAYVHSAWAHESRPAYLEINETAPGRYSILWRTPIMSGMRLPVALKFSDGVRNVTEPTVQELADSLVERRVIDAGASGLAGKQIEFVGLQATITDVLVRVQMLDGTYSTTLVRPSKPRVEIAASRGPLAVAGAFLTHGIEHILFGYDHLLFVFALILIVRSRRVLLMTITAFTIAHSITLALATLGAVHLAGQPIEAAIALSILLLACEIVRLEHGQGSLTARWPWAVAFSFGLLHGFGFASALTNIGLPESGVPLALFAFNVGVEIGQLAFIGVVLSVLTLAKRIRLASVIAHHALPAATYVIGILAAFWFFERLAGFWT